The Ignicoccus hospitalis KIN4/I genome includes the window TCTCCAGCCCTCCCGGCAAGTTGCCCGCCCTCCTCAAGGAGACGGCCAGCTCAACCGCTTGCTCTACGACTTTGTCCTTCAATTTTGTAGGATCCTTAGTGTTCTTGAAGTACTCGTAAGATTTCTTAAATTCTTCCTCTACGTCCTTGCTGCCGTGCCAAAGCTTCTCCTTGGGGTAGACCCTCCTCTCCTCGTTGCTTACCGAGTCAACTACGTCGCTTACCACGACGGTGAAGTCGTAATAGGAGCGCTCCCCGCGGCCGTGGGCCTCCCTCTCGCCCCTCTGGTTCTCTATTACCAGCCTAAGCTCGTTGTTGTTGATGGAATTGAGCAACTTCTCGTAGATGAGCTCTGCGGGCTCTTTGGGTCCTACGCCTATGAAGCGGAACCTCCTCCAAGTTACCGGTTCCGAGCCCGTCAACTTTATCATTGAAGAATACAAGTTAGAGAACAATCCCAATTCTTCTAATATGCTGTTGACTTCTATGTCGCACGCCAAGTTCCACAGCAGGGGGTGGGAGACCTTCCTCTCTTTCAAGTATATCCAGTGTCCGAGGACCCCGTGGAGGGCTTCGTGAGCGAGTAACTCCCCCAAGCCTTTGTGGTCGAGCTTATACAACCACTCCTTAGAGACCACTACCGAGCCGTCTCGGTAGTCGAAGTACGCGTAGCCGCCTTCTCTAGCGCCGACCTTTACAGAGTACTTGGCGACGTGGCCGCCGAGCCCGGGATTCTTCGCCGAGAGGTACGCGATCGCCCTCTCTACTTTCTCTCTCAGCTTCAGCGACGCGTACAACCCCCGCGTCCTCTCCGGGGACTACTCCTCCTCGATTAAAGGTACGAAGGCTACAGGCAGCAGCTTCTTTATTACATATCCCTCCGGAGTCTTGATTATCTTGTAGAGTACTTGATATCCCGGCTCCTCCTCCACTGGGATCACCATTATTCCCCCCACCTTGAGCTGCTTCAAGAGGGCCTCTGGAACCCTCTTCGCCGCGGCAGTTACTATTATCTTATCGTAAGGGGCGGCGGGCGGGTAGCCCTTGCTTCCGTCGCCCACCAGCACGGTGACGTTGTTGTATCCCAACGCCTTTAGCCTCTCCCTCGCGCGCTCGGCGAGCTCGGGGATCCTCTCTATAGTATAAACGTGGCCCTCCGGCCCCACCAGCTCTGCCATTACGGCCGCGTGGTAGCCAGAACCCGTGCCCACCTCTAGGACCTTGTCGCCCCTCCGCAGCTCGGCAGCCTCGACCATGTAAGCGACCATGTGGGGCGCACTTATCGTCTGTCCCGCCCCTATCGGAAGGGGGGTGTCCTCGTAGGCCATGTGTCGGAGCTCCTCCGGAACGAACAGCTCCCTGGGCACCTTCATCATCGCTTCGGCTACTTCCTTCCTCTTTATGTAACCTTCAGCGATCAAGTTCCTTATCAATTCCCTCTTCTTCTCCTCCAAGGCCTCATCCGAGGAACTCTTTCGAAGTAGTTACTTAAGAGATGTGGAGCGTCCGAGGGTAGGTGTCACAGTTTGAGCATATCCTTGCCCTCCGCACCCCAAGTCTCCTTGCCCTCGGGGGGTAGCGAGAGCCTAGTTACGGGCGTGATAAAGACTATGGCAGACGTTATGACCAAAATGGCAATAATGATGAAAGATATGTACACGTTAACTAAAGAGATGCACGACATTATGTTGGAGATGGCAAAGACAAACAAAGAGATACTGAAAGACATAAGACTTCTCATGAATGAGACGACGAATGAGATGGTACATTCAATGAAAACGATGGACGCAATGATGTCCACAGTTATGCTCTACCAGCAGTTAATGCTAATAATGATGATTGTTGTTGTCCTAATTTTAGCGTTCTTAGTACTGCGGGGCGGGTAGGCGAGGCCTTGAAGCTGGACCCCGAGCCGCTCAGAGGGTTCAGAGACCTCTTCGGGGAAGAGGCGGAGGCGTTGGAGGCGGTCACCGAGGAGGCGGAGAAGCTGGCTAGGAACTGGTCCTTTGAAAGGTGCTACTTACCCACGGTGGAGCGCTTCGAGCTCTTTGCCATGAAGAGCGGTGTGGAAATAGAGAGAAGTATGTACGTGTTCGTCGACAAGGGCGGAAGGAAGGTCACCCTCCGACCGGAGGCCACGGCTTCCGCAGTGAGGGCTTACTTGAGGTTGTTGCGTCCGAGGCCCAAGCCGGTGAAGCTCTTCACAGTAGTTAACGTCTTCAGGTACGATGAGCCTCAGTTCGCGAGGTACAGGGAGTTCTACCAAGCCGACTTCGAGGTCTTCGGGGCCTCGTCGCCGTACCAAGACTCGGAACTCTTGACCATGCTCCACGAGTACTACGAGAACTTGGGGCTCCCCCACGAGATACTCCTCGGCAGCGTTAAGGCTCTGAGGGGCGTCCTGTCCGAGGAAGGCATAGAAGAGAGGGACCAAGACGTGGTCCTTCACTACGTAGACAAAGGCATGATAGATAAGGCCTTGGAGCTTGTGGAGAACAAGGCGAGGAGGCCGGAGAGGGCCAAGGAGGCGGTCGCCGTATTGTCGACCAAGGAGGGGGGCGAGGAGGTAATCAAAGAGGGGAAGGAGTTGATGGAGTCTTGGGGCTACAAGTACCGTTTCGAGGACTTAGAAGAGGTGTTGAAGTATCTCCCGGATGACGTGAAGAGTGTAATAAGGTTGAAGTTGGGCTTCGCCCGCGGCTTGGCGTATTACACTGGTTTAATTTATGAAGTAAGGGTGCCGGGGTTCCCGGTGTCGGTGGCCGGAGGGGGGAGGTACGACGCGCTCACGGAGGTTTACGGTTGGGAGAGGGTGCCGGCGACAGGCTTCGCCATAGGTTTGGACAGAACCGCCCTAGCGTTGATGAAAGAGGGAAGGAGGTTCGTGTTCAGACCAACCGTCGCCGTGTTGCCCTTAGCCGAGGAGGCGAGGAAGGTAGCCTTAGAGGTCCAGAGGGAGCTCGCCTCCTTAGACGTAAACTCCTTCTTGCTAACCGAACAGAAGAGTATTAAGAAGGCACTTTCCTTTGCCTCTTCCATGAATGCTAAGGTTGCTATAATAATAGGGAAGAAGGAGGTAGAGGAGAATAAAGTTACCATAAAGAACTTGGAAAAGGGCCTCCAAGTGAGCTGCGGGCGGGCGGAGCTGTTGGACTGTTTGAGCGAGACGTTGAAAACTCCGTGAGCGAGAACAGCTCTCGGGGGACGCTCTTGAGTTTAGAGAAGCTGGGTCCCGGGAAGGACGCCCCCGAGGTCGTTAACGTAGTGATAGAAATACCTATGGGAGGCTACGTCAAGTACGAGATGGACAAAGATACTGGGTTAATAAAGGTGGACAGAGTGCTCTACACCGCTATGTACTACCCCTTCAACTACGGCTTCATACCGGGCACGCTGGAAGAGGACGGCGACCCCGTGGACGTCTTGGTCCTGAGCTACGACCCCTTCTACCCCGGCACCTACCTAAAAGCCAAGCCGGTCGGCGTGCTCCTCATGGAGGATGAAGAAGGTCCCGACAGCAAGATTATCGCCGTCCCGGTGGAGAAGGTCGACCCGAGGTTCAAGGACATTAAGGACGTCAACGACATACCACAGATAATAAAGGACAAGATAAAACACTTCTTCGAACACTACAAGGAGCTGGAACCCGGCAAGTGGGTCAAGATAAAGGACTGGTTACCGAAGGAGGAAGCTTACAAGAAAATAAAGGCGGCCATCGACCGGTATCAACAAAATAAGCGCTCGAGCGCCCTAACGAGCGGGCAAGGGCAGTGATAACCTACGACGTACTCATTTTAACTCTCAGCGGAGTGCTGCTCGCCCACGGGTCCTTCGAGGTCCCCGCGGGGGACTTGTCGTGGACCTTCTTCTACCCGTGCCCTCGCTGTGAAAACGTATTGGAGGTTATGTTAACTCCCCCGGAGAAGTTCTTGAACTTCGAGGGCGGAAAGTACGTGGGGCCCGGGGCCTTGGGCTTCCCAAACGGCATAATACCTTGTAACAAGTACGAGGTGGTTGAAGGGGGCGTCAAGTACTTGGTCTGCGCCCACAAGAACGTAATCGTGTACGAGCGCTACCTCAAGGACTTCGCAGTACAGGTGAGCCTGAAGCCCACCTTAAAGGCCCTCGAGCTGGTACCCTTCGTCACCGACCCAGCCAGTCCTGGCAGTAAGGCAATAGTATCGTTCTTAGCGGCGCTCATAGCCACCTTTTCTGCGGTCGCTTTCCTAAAAAGGCACGAGCTGGTGGTGATGTGAGCTTTGTCCTTCCGGCTGACCCCTCTGGAACTCACGGTCTTGCTGTTGAGTGAGAAGGGCTACAGCTTGAAGAAGATAGCAGAGATTTTGAATATGGACGAGGACATGTTAGAGGACGTAGTTAAGGAGTTGGTAGAGAAGGGTTTCGCGAAGGAGGTAAAGAAGAAGAAGCTGTTCGGGAGGGAGAGGTACTTGATCTTGACGGACGAGGGGAAGAGGGCGCTGAGGGAGGTCGCGGAAGTCATGTCCAACGTGCTGGCGAGCGTGAAGGGAATGGTTGAGAAGGGAAATATAGACGGTGCCAGGGCGTTCTTGTCCAAATACATCGAATACTTGCCATACGCGCCCTTGTTGGGGGTCGCCGAGAGGTCGTTTGTAGAGAGCTTGATTAGGAAGATGGGGTACGTGCCGGCATACGCCCCGCCTCAAGAGCTTTATGAAGAGGAGCCCGTGTGGAGCTCTTGGGAGGAGGAGCTTTAGATCACTAGCTTGCGCTCCTTACTCTTCTTAACCACGTCCCTGACTTCCATATTGTGGAGCATTAGGAGCACGTTCTTCAAGTTGTGGACGAATAACATCAACCTGTACTTCAACTTTTCGTCCAACTCCCTTTTTTCTATTTCATCCTCAACCATTTCTAATACCTCTATCTTCTCGTCCACCTCGCTCAACCTCTCCCCCGCGCTTTCTATGCTGTGCAAGAAGTCAACTACTTCCTTGGCTATGTTAAGGACGTCTATGACCTCCTTCCTTCCGTCCCCCAACGACTGGGCTAAGGGCACCAAGCTGTCCGAAGTCATTTCCAACGACGTCAGCAAGTTTGTCACGAAGATGTCCGGCTCTGAGGACGAGTTCAAAGTACGGAGCGCGAGGCGGTAGAGCTTGTCTACCTCGTTCTCCAACTCTTGTAGGTACTCGAGTTGGTCCCCTTCTAGCAATTGCCCTATCATTAAGGATATCAAGCCTACGAGCCTCTTGGTCAGCTCCGTCGGGTTCTGTTCGCTCCCGCTTATGAACGTTTGAAGCACCATCTCGTTGGGCCTTTGCTCCACTATCTCCAACCCTATCAACTGGTTCATAGCGGTCTTGACGTGTTTCATTATTTGGTATAACAGCGAATTGTTTTCGAATGTTATTCTTATTATGTCCGTGCCGGCTATGTAGGCCGCTATTATAGCTCTGTAGAGACCTTCAACCCTCCCCTTGACCTCAATTGTAACCGTCACCTTTTCTGAAGAGACCGACGTATCGGGCACTATCTTTATGTAGTTATCTTCTATCACCAAGGTGAGGACGTCGCCGGCCTTCAGCCCCTTCTTCTTTATCCAGTCCGCGGGAAGCGACACGACTAAGGTAGAACGCCCTAGCCTCACTAACCTCCTTCGTTCTATCAATATCGCCACTCCGGTATATGCATACATTTACACAGATTATTAAAAGAGCCTTCCATAACACGGCCCATGGAAGGAGCATGAAGCTACGCTTGCTGGACGCCGAAGGTATGGCCATGTCAGGATTGGTGGAGGACGCGAAGATCGTCGAGGTGGGGAAAAACAAAGCTAAAATAGTAGTAGTTACGAACGACGGCGAGGTCTTGGAGACCGAGGAGGTCGACAAGGAAGTGGCGGCGAAGAGTTACTTCATTATCCTTCAGTACGTAAGGCAGTGGGGAAAGAGGATAAACGTCACCCGATGAAGATTGGTATTACCGGCGACCGGTGAGCGGTGCCCCGGAGCTGAGGCTTTAGAGTTTCCGGGGGCGAGTAAGGGGACGGTAGGAGGTTTTGGGAAGGCTCTTCGGCACGGACGGAGTGAGGGGAATAACGAACGAGGGGATGACGCCGGAGCTGGCGATGAAAGTTGCCCAAGCGGCGTGTACGTGGTTAGGAGGAGGCAAGGTTCTGGTCGGGAGGGACGTCCGCTACGGCGGCGACATGCTGGTCTCAGCCGTGCTGGCGGGGCTGAGCTCTTGCGGGTGTGAGCCCTACTATGCTGGCCTCGTACCCACGCCCGCGCTGCAGTACGCGGTACCCCGCTTGGGCTACGACATGGGCATAATGGTAACTGCCTCCCACAACCCCCCTCAGTACAACGGCGTGAAGGTGATAGGCTCGAACGGGGTCGAGGTCCCGAGGGACGCCGAGAGGGAAATAGAAGAGATCATATTCGAGAACAAAGTGCGAAGGGTACCATACTACGAGGTCAAGGAGGCGAAGCGGGAGGGCAGGGTGCTGGACGTCTATATTGATGGTATCTTGGCCGATATAGACGTACAAAAGGTAAAGAACAAGGAGTTCAAAGTGGTGGTCGATGGGGCCAACAGCGTCGGCTCCCTCGCCACGCCCTTAGTGCTGAGGAAGCTGGGAGCCAAGGTTCTGTGCTTGAACTGCAACTTGGACCCCTCTTTCCCCGGCCGTCACCCCGAGCCCACCCCTCAGAGCTTGGAGGAGACCTCCCGCGCAGCCGTAGCCGTGGGGGCCGACTTGATAGTAGCCCACGACGCCGACGCCGACAGGGCGATAATTGGCGACGAGGCCGGCGAGGTCCACTGGGGCGACCGCTCCGGGGCCTTGCTCACGGAGCACTTGGCAGAGAAGTACCCCCACTTACCCAAGAGGACCTTCACGGGCGTCTCCTCTTCCCACATAGTAGTAGACGGCTACCTGAGGCCTAAAGGAATAGAAGTAGTCTGGACCCCCGTGGGGAGCGTGGTCATAGCACACGAGCTCATCAAGAGGGGAGGAGTGAGCGGCTTCGAGGAGAACGGCGGCTTCATGAATCCCGTCCACCAGCCGGTGAGGGACGGTGCCATGACGGCGGCGCTGTTCTTGGAGATGCTCGCCCAGAGGGGCAAGAGGGCCTCGGAGCTGTTCTCGGCCCTCCCCAAGGCCTATGCTATAAAGGGTAAGGTTTACAGAGGCGAGAAGGAGGAGTTGCGAGGGTTGTACGAGGCCCTCAAGTCCAAGTACCAAGACTGTCAGTTCACAGAAATAGACGGCTTGAAGGTAGTCTGCGAGAACTTCTGGTTCTTGGTCCGGCCCTCGGGGACGGAGCCGGTGGTGAGGATAATGGTCGAGGCGACGGACCCGAAGAAGGCCAAGGAGGTCTACTCGGAGCTGGAGAGCTTCGTCAAGGCCTTTCTAGGCTCAACTTAAATGCCTCTCCAAGTGCCGCTGCCTAGAAAGAAATGAAGGCGGCGCTCAACTGGCTGGGCGACAAGCTGGCCGCTTGGGCCAAGTCGCTCTACGTTCATACGCTGTGGTGGTACTCCATACTTTTTAGCAGGACGTCGGTCATCATAGCGTTCGTACTGATAACGATAGTAGTCATCAGCTCCATAATATTTCACCACGTCGAGCACAAGTCCCTTTTCGAAGCGATATACTGGGCCATAATAACGGTAACCACCGTGGGTTACGGAGACGTCGTCCCCACGAGCTTCCAAGGGAGGCTCTTGGCTCTAGCTCTGGCCTTAAGCGGCTTCGCCGGGCTGACGGCAGCTTTGAGCATCGCGACGCACTTCATCGTGGAAAAGGCGATAAGGGAAAGGGAGGGTGAGTTAACAGTAAAAGGGACGAGGATAATGATAGTGGGCTCCTCGAGCGCGTGCGCTTACATAGCTACTCACTTGATACGGGAGGTTGGGAAGAGAGGCAGGATAGTGTGGGTCACGTCCTACGACACCCCGGAGAAGTACGTCATAAAGGCTAGGGAGGCAAGCGTCGTAATAGTAAAGGGATCCTTGACGGAGGTTGACACTTACGTGAGGGGAGGTATTGAGACGGCCAGCGATATTGTGATATGCGGTAAGAACGACAAGGAGGGGCTCTCGAGCCTTGCCGTGATAAGGAGCTTGATGGGGAAGAGCTTGTACCCCCCTAGGTTGATATTCATTGCCCACACCAAGAGGGCCGAGAAGCTCGCCTACCAAGAGTTCGGCGCCGACGTGGTGGTCGCTCTAGACTCCTTAGGCTACCTCTTCAAGGAGTCGCTGACCGACCCCACCGCGGCCATGTTCCTCTCCGCCCTCTCGGAGGAGCACCCCAGGTTGGTCGAGGTTAACTTGTTCAAAAAGGGAGGCTTGCTCCTAGCGAAGATAGCTAATAACGTGTACGTCTTGGGCAGGAAGGAACGCCTCACGGCACATGAGCTCTCCGACGCCTTAAGTAAGAAGAGGAAGAAGAAGATATACGTGGTGGCCAAGGTATTTGGATTGAACGAGGTCGTGCCACTGAGGCCCGGCGACTACTTGGAGCCTCACGACGTGGCCGTGGCGGTCGAGTTCGAGGACTAGAGCTTGATCACCGCCAACAAACTCCCGCACATCGCAACCCCCTTGCACTTGGGAGCCCACGAACACGAGTTACATCTGAACGTGAACGTGATTCGCGGCAACTCGCCCACGTTGAAGTCTCTATATATCATAACTTTGTTATCGAGGGCTAGGCACAAGTTAGAATTACACCACTTAGCATCTTTGCCCCTCCCACGGACTTCCATTAGTTTGACGTAGTTTTCATGCTCTCTTTCAAATTTTAGTATTTGTACCTCGTCGTTGAACACTACGAGCCACTCCAAGTCCGGGGTCCAGCGAACCTTGCTCAAGTCCCATTGGTAGCTGTGGTGTGCCAACACTTCTCCGCTCTCACTCAATATTATTAGGTTATACTTGCCGGCCACCGCCAGCAAGCTGCCGCTCTCGGTCCTCTCCAAGCGGACCACCGGCAACTCCTCCGCTACCCTGATCTCCTTAACCACTTTCCCTTCTTTCACTATCAGTATCCTCCCGTCTTCCGTGCCCACGGCGAAGCCGCCGTCCACGCCGACGACGCTGAGGGCTCCTTCCAGCTTCACCGATCTCTCCTTTACGTTCTCCAACCCTTCGGAGAAGTCCAACATCATTAATCTTTTTTTAGAAACCGCCCCCAACACCTTGCCGCTCCAACCCAAGTCGCTGAACTTGGTTAGGCCCCCCTTGACCACGTACCTCCCGTCTAGGTCTAGAACGCCTACTCCGAAGGTCTCTCTTAGGACAGCTATGTAGGGACCCCATTCGACCTTCGAACACTTAATGTTGAACTTTTTCAACAGCACCTTATCATCACCCTAGGCGTTTGAATGTGAAGAAGGTGGCGGCCGTCGGCGGACTCGACCCCTCGGGGGGCGCCGGGATAGAGATGGACGTCAAGGTCGGCAGCGCCGTAGGCGTTCACGTTCACCCAGTGGCGACGGCCATCACTTACCAAACGCCCACCGAGTTCTACGGCTCTAAGTGCACCGATATAGAGGTTCTGGAAGGCCAACTCAAGGCCGTAAAGGGAGTGCGGAACTGGAAGCTAGGGATGCTCTGTAACGAAAGGATCGCGGAGACCTTGTTGAAGTACTTAGAAGGGGTGGTTGTGGTAGATCCCGTACTCAAGGCCACGGCCGGAGGAACGCTCTACGAGGGCAGTCTGGAAACTTACAAGAAGATCTTGTCGGTCTCCTTCGCAGTCACCCCCAACGCGCTCGAGGCCGAGGCCCTCACGGGCTTGAGGGTCCGCACGGTGGATGACGCCATAAGGGCGGCAGAGGCCTTGGCAGAGGCGGGCCCTAAACTCGTGGTAATAACTGGAGGTCACTTGGAGATCTTCGCCGACGTGATATATTACGACGGGTACGTAGAGGTGATAAGGGGGACGAGGAAGGTAACCTCCTTCCACGGGTCGGGGAGCTTCATGGCCATGGCATTGGCTTCCTACTTGGCGTTGGGGGAGGCCCCGGTGGTCGCCGCGAGGAAGGCCGTGGGCTACACTAGGGTCGCGCACCTCTTCTCCCAAGGCAAGGAGGCCCTCGATCCCCTGTACCAAATGAGGTACGACGCGGTCAGACACTGTATGTACGAGGAGTACAAGTACTTCATAGAGTGGCTTGAAAGCTTGCCCTTTGAGAAGGCAAAGAAGATCGCGCCGGAGGTAGGGATAAACGTCGCCTACTCGGTCCCGAAGGAGTTGGTGAGGGGCAAGGGCTCGGTGCTAGGGGTCCCCGGGAGGCTACGGCTGACCCCCAGAGGCCTTAGGTCTTGTTGCAACCCTTGGTGGGGCCAAGCCGACCACACGGCGCGCTTGCTGCTGGAGGCCCAGAAGTACAACCCGAAGCTGAGGGTCGCCATGAACATAAGGTACAGCCCGGAGAACGTCGCCGCGCTCTCCGGCGCGGGCTACGAGGTCTACGAGCTCAAGAGGGAGACCGAGCCGCCGGGGGAGGAGAGTATGAGGTGGGCAGCGAAGAAGGCCTACTCCGACTTGGGCAAGGTGCCGGACGTCATATACGACAAGGGCTTCTACGGCAAGGAAGCCATGATAAGGTTGCTCACTGAGGGCTTAGAGGAGCTTAAGGAAATGTTGAGGGTAGTCCTCCAGATTTAAGGAGCCTTTGGGGAGACGCGGCGGCGAAGGCCTTGAAGCAGCTCGCCGCTCTGCTGATCCTGACCTCCTTGGCCTTCGGACTGAGCCAGTGCTACTCTCAAGTCCGCACGGTCGAGGTGCCGGTGGTGGGCGTAAGCCTCGGGCCCGGGGGAGAGGAGCGCGGGGTGGTCGGCACCTTACAAGTGACCGTCGCCTACCCCGGGAAGGGCGAAATCTACGTCGCCTCCGAGCCCTTAACGGAGGTGGATACCCAAGGCGTCGCCCGCGTCGCCGTGCTCGTCGCCTCGGCCTTGGCACACAAGGACTGGACCAAGTACGACTTCTTCTTTAAGTTCAGGACGCCCAGCGTGATAGTTGGCGGCCCCAGCGCCGGGCTAGCGATGACCGTCGCGGCCTACTCCGCCCTCACTGGGACCCCCCTTAGGGAGGACGTCGCCGGCACGGGCACGGTGGGGCCCGACGGGGTTGTCGGGCCAGTGGGAGGGGTTTACGCGAAGATGGTCGCGGCGGCTAAGAGCGGTTACAAGGTGTTCGTGGTCCCTAAGGGAGAGGAAGTCGTTACGAGGAAAGTAGTAGAAACCGAGCCCCTGCCCTTCGGGATAGTACAACGCTTGAGGACTGAGAAGGTCAACTTGATAGAGGAGGGGAAGAGGCTGGGCGTGGAAGTAGTCCCGGCCGCAACGGCCTACGACGCCTTGAGGGTGTGGTTGAAGGGCGCGGAGCTGCCGGAGTGCAAGCCCGACGTCCGGCTGCCAGGGGACGTCTTACGACTGATGAGGGAGTGGAAGGAGCACTACTTGAAGCTGTACGAGGGGGCCCGCTCCGAGGCCCGGAGGCTCACCCAAGAGTCCGTCGCCTTGCTCTCCGAAGCTGAAAGGATGGCTAGGGCAGCGGGCGAGGAAAAGGACCCGTACGAGGCCGTGAACTACGCCTTCACGGCCGCGATACTGGCCGAGGAGGCCAAGTGGTACGACGAGGTGGCCCTTAGCGGCTTCAGGGCGCTAGTGAAGCTCAGCGACGAGGTGGAGAGTAAAATAAACGAGGCCAATGCTACTATAATGAACAGCTTGACTTATGACGTTAACAAGTTGGATCCGCTCCTCACCGCGGCCACCAGGGTCCTAAAGGCTTACTACTTCTACCACGCCGCCTTGAACAGCACCGACTTGGGGAACATAATTTATTACTTGGTACTGGCTAAGTACTACTCCGAGGCAGCCAAGACTTGGATCGCGTTGACCTCTTTGGAGCCGCCGGGACCTAAGGCAGACCCGGAGGCCCTCTGGAGGGACGCCTTGGCGCTTTACTCCTCCGCCGGCGAGCTATTCGCCTACTACACCACCATAGGCTCTCAAGTGGGCGCGGTCCCCTCGCGCGAGCTCGAGGTGGCGGTGGGGGTTTACAAGGAGGCCAACGACATGCCGGCGATATACAAGCTGGCGGCCAGCACCTACTTGTCGGCCCTCGTCACCTACAGCCTCCACACAACTTACAACATTTCCTCCGAGACCATGATAGACAAGGTGATGGCC containing:
- a CDS encoding DUF2201 family putative metallopeptidase, producing the protein MYASLKLREKVERAIAYLSAKNPGLGGHVAKYSVKVGAREGGYAYFDYRDGSVVVSKEWLYKLDHKGLGELLAHEALHGVLGHWIYLKERKVSHPLLWNLACDIEVNSILEELGLFSNLYSSMIKLTGSEPVTWRRFRFIGVGPKEPAELIYEKLLNSINNNELRLVIENQRGEREAHGRGERSYYDFTVVVSDVVDSVSNEERRVYPKEKLWHGSKDVEEEFKKSYEYFKNTKDPTKLKDKVVEQAVELAVSLRRAGNLPGGLERFVAPSKPQVQWALLLRSALKKGTIKSVRSWQVPNRRGLEGVPGYLRTGNNLWLLVDTSASITDEELSTFLAEVVAISKLGKVNLVTWDVEPNLVVTAASRSRLLNYVKKSVKGGGGTLSRPALEFVYKKMRRGDVVVVLTDGYWFDETEVTDVMRKIKKYSSAAVLVTVGTVPEDAREAGWTVIRIKRA
- a CDS encoding protein-L-isoaspartate O-methyltransferase, with protein sequence MEEKKRELIRNLIAEGYIKRKEVAEAMMKVPRELFVPEELRHMAYEDTPLPIGAGQTISAPHMVAYMVEAAELRRGDKVLEVGTGSGYHAAVMAELVGPEGHVYTIERIPELAERARERLKALGYNNVTVLVGDGSKGYPPAAPYDKIIVTAAAKRVPEALLKQLKVGGIMVIPVEEEPGYQVLYKIIKTPEGYVIKKLLPVAFVPLIEEE
- the hisS gene encoding histidine--tRNA ligase: MKLDPEPLRGFRDLFGEEAEALEAVTEEAEKLARNWSFERCYLPTVERFELFAMKSGVEIERSMYVFVDKGGRKVTLRPEATASAVRAYLRLLRPRPKPVKLFTVVNVFRYDEPQFARYREFYQADFEVFGASSPYQDSELLTMLHEYYENLGLPHEILLGSVKALRGVLSEEGIEERDQDVVLHYVDKGMIDKALELVENKARRPERAKEAVAVLSTKEGGEEVIKEGKELMESWGYKYRFEDLEEVLKYLPDDVKSVIRLKLGFARGLAYYTGLIYEVRVPGFPVSVAGGGRYDALTEVYGWERVPATGFAIGLDRTALALMKEGRRFVFRPTVAVLPLAEEARKVALEVQRELASLDVNSFLLTEQKSIKKALSFASSMNAKVAIIIGKKEVEENKVTIKNLEKGLQVSCGRAELLDCLSETLKTP
- the ppa gene encoding inorganic diphosphatase, which codes for MSLEKLGPGKDAPEVVNVVIEIPMGGYVKYEMDKDTGLIKVDRVLYTAMYYPFNYGFIPGTLEEDGDPVDVLVLSYDPFYPGTYLKAKPVGVLLMEDEEGPDSKIIAVPVEKVDPRFKDIKDVNDIPQIIKDKIKHFFEHYKELEPGKWVKIKDWLPKEEAYKKIKAAIDRYQQNKRSSALTSGQGQ
- a CDS encoding AbrB/MazE/SpoVT family DNA-binding domain-containing protein — translated: MIERRRLVRLGRSTLVVSLPADWIKKKGLKAGDVLTLVIEDNYIKIVPDTSVSSEKVTVTIEVKGRVEGLYRAIIAAYIAGTDIIRITFENNSLLYQIMKHVKTAMNQLIGLEIVEQRPNEMVLQTFISGSEQNPTELTKRLVGLISLMIGQLLEGDQLEYLQELENEVDKLYRLALRTLNSSSEPDIFVTNLLTSLEMTSDSLVPLAQSLGDGRKEVIDVLNIAKEVVDFLHSIESAGERLSEVDEKIEVLEMVEDEIEKRELDEKLKYRLMLFVHNLKNVLLMLHNMEVRDVVKKSKERKLVI
- the glmM gene encoding phosphoglucosamine mutase encodes the protein MGRLFGTDGVRGITNEGMTPELAMKVAQAACTWLGGGKVLVGRDVRYGGDMLVSAVLAGLSSCGCEPYYAGLVPTPALQYAVPRLGYDMGIMVTASHNPPQYNGVKVIGSNGVEVPRDAEREIEEIIFENKVRRVPYYEVKEAKREGRVLDVYIDGILADIDVQKVKNKEFKVVVDGANSVGSLATPLVLRKLGAKVLCLNCNLDPSFPGRHPEPTPQSLEETSRAAVAVGADLIVAHDADADRAIIGDEAGEVHWGDRSGALLTEHLAEKYPHLPKRTFTGVSSSHIVVDGYLRPKGIEVVWTPVGSVVIAHELIKRGGVSGFEENGGFMNPVHQPVRDGAMTAALFLEMLAQRGKRASELFSALPKAYAIKGKVYRGEKEELRGLYEALKSKYQDCQFTEIDGLKVVCENFWFLVRPSGTEPVVRIMVEATDPKKAKEVYSELESFVKAFLGST
- a CDS encoding potassium channel family protein; the protein is MKAALNWLGDKLAAWAKSLYVHTLWWYSILFSRTSVIIAFVLITIVVISSIIFHHVEHKSLFEAIYWAIITVTTVGYGDVVPTSFQGRLLALALALSGFAGLTAALSIATHFIVEKAIREREGELTVKGTRIMIVGSSSACAYIATHLIREVGKRGRIVWVTSYDTPEKYVIKAREASVVIVKGSLTEVDTYVRGGIETASDIVICGKNDKEGLSSLAVIRSLMGKSLYPPRLIFIAHTKRAEKLAYQEFGADVVVALDSLGYLFKESLTDPTAAMFLSALSEEHPRLVEVNLFKKGGLLLAKIANNVYVLGRKERLTAHELSDALSKKRKKKIYVVAKVFGLNEVVPLRPGDYLEPHDVAVAVEFED
- a CDS encoding PfkB family carbohydrate kinase, with the translated sequence MKKVAAVGGLDPSGGAGIEMDVKVGSAVGVHVHPVATAITYQTPTEFYGSKCTDIEVLEGQLKAVKGVRNWKLGMLCNERIAETLLKYLEGVVVVDPVLKATAGGTLYEGSLETYKKILSVSFAVTPNALEAEALTGLRVRTVDDAIRAAEALAEAGPKLVVITGGHLEIFADVIYYDGYVEVIRGTRKVTSFHGSGSFMAMALASYLALGEAPVVAARKAVGYTRVAHLFSQGKEALDPLYQMRYDAVRHCMYEEYKYFIEWLESLPFEKAKKIAPEVGINVAYSVPKELVRGKGSVLGVPGRLRLTPRGLRSCCNPWWGQADHTARLLLEAQKYNPKLRVAMNIRYSPENVAALSGAGYEVYELKRETEPPGEESMRWAAKKAYSDLGKVPDVIYDKGFYGKEAMIRLLTEGLEELKEMLRVVLQI